A region from the Chrysoperla carnea chromosome 4, inChrCarn1.1, whole genome shotgun sequence genome encodes:
- the LOC123298283 gene encoding kynurenine/alpha-aminoadipate aminotransferase, mitochondrial-like, which translates to MELSTINYSKFINTVNSRRRPMITRELTKQVYNATGPVISLAEGMPNAQTFPFDSINFSLKDGSSFSIEGEELDMALQYLPTQGHPKLIKCLKDFHCRIHRPPVWHRSDLIITNGSQEGISRVIEMCIEEGDSVIVQNPLYSGTAIILNPYKPELIPIDQDEFGIKPTMLRRVLKQRKKLSMTNKNIKMPKLMYLNPTGANPTGTVMTLERKQAVYKIACEYNILILEDEAYQFLHFMEHIPPSFQSMDTEGRVLRFDSLSKIVSSGLRIGWVSGPKELIHAIELQMQAGCLHPSSLSQTLAYKLLNHWGYDGFMARMESIQDYYRVRRDITIAAMERHLTGLCYWSVPDAGMFVWIEVLGLTDVYDMLMTFGIKKGIVFVPGHAFMADSDQACNFIRASFSKVDPEKIDSAMASLAQLIREEQERLRLKLENCT; encoded by the exons ATGGaattatcaacaattaactacaGCAAGTTCATTAACACAGTTAACAGCAGAAGAAGACCTATGATAACCAGAGAATTAA caaAACAAGTCTATAATGCTACAGGTCCAGTAATTTCTTTAGCCGAAGGTATGCCAAATGCTCAAACCTTTCCATTTGATTCTATTAACTTCTCTCTAAAAGATGGTAGCAGCTTTAGTATTGAAGGTGAAGAATTGGACATGGCTCTACAATATCTTCCAACGCAAGg ACatccaaaattaataaaatgtttaaaagacTTCCACTGTCGAATTCATAGGCCGCCTGTTTGGCATCGCAGCGACCTGATAATTACAAATGGCAGTCAAGAGGGAATTAGTCGAGTTATTGAAATGTGTATAGAAGAAGGCGATTCAGTTATCGTTCAAAATCCATTGTATTCTGGTACTGCAATCATT TTAAATCCGTATAAGCCTGAATTGATTCCCATTGATCAAGATGAATTTGGAATAAAACCAACAATGCTTCGTAGAGTTCTTAAACAACGAAAAAAGCTCTCTatgacaaacaaaaacattaaaatgccGAAGCTAATGTATTTAAATCCGACTGGTGCAAATCCGACAGGAACGGTTATGACACTCGAACGAAAACAAGCCGTATATAAAATTGCATGCGAGTATAATATCCTGATTCTTGAAGATGAAgcatatcaatttttacatttcatggAACATATTCCACCTAGTTTCCAATCCATGGATACGGAAGGTCGTGTTCTTCGATTTGATTCATtgtcaaaaattgttagttctGGATTACGTATAGGATGGGTGAGCGGTCCAAAAGAGTTAATTCATGCTATTGAACTACAAATGCAAGCGGGATGTTTACATCCATCCAGTTTATCACAG ACTCTAGCATATAAACTTCTAAATCATTGGGGATATGATGGATTCATGGCTCGTATGGAATCAATCCAAGATTATTATCGAGTACGCCGTGATATCACTATAGCTGCAATGGAACGACATTTAACTGGTTTGTGCTACTGGAGTGTACCCGATGCTGGTATGTTTGTCTGGATCGAGGTTTTAGGATTAACTGATGTTTACGATATGTTAATGACTTTTGGAATCAAGAAAGGTATTGTGTTCGTACCTGGACATGCTTTTATGGCTGATTCTGATCAAGCATGTAATTTCATTCGTGCATCATTCTCAAAAGTTGATCCTGAGAAAATTGATTCAGCCATGGCTAGTTTAGCACAGTTAATAAGGGAAGAGCAGGAGCGTTTGCGATTGAAACTTGAAAATTGTACGTAA